The Cellulomonas sp. P24 genome contains a region encoding:
- a CDS encoding response regulator transcription factor — protein sequence MHQPPIRVVVVDDHALHRDGTRQILAQHTDLLVVGEAHSGEVAMSIVNQQRPDVVLMDIGLPGMSGVESTRRIHTHHPDVRVLMVTGYDEDEYVRGALEAGATGYIRKTAPGRELVDAIRAVADGATVLQAGLAARVLSGRRVDTRSELTDRELEVLSLLVSGLHNKEVATRLFISPRTVERHCNNLYAKLGVGSRSEAIVRALTLKLVTVGDVRG from the coding sequence GTGCATCAGCCGCCGATCCGGGTCGTCGTGGTGGACGACCATGCGCTCCACCGGGACGGCACGCGTCAGATCCTCGCCCAGCACACCGATCTGCTCGTCGTCGGCGAGGCCCACTCCGGCGAGGTAGCGATGAGCATCGTCAACCAGCAGCGGCCCGACGTCGTGCTCATGGACATCGGGCTTCCCGGCATGAGTGGTGTGGAATCGACGCGACGCATCCACACGCATCATCCGGACGTTCGTGTGCTCATGGTGACCGGCTATGACGAAGACGAGTACGTGCGCGGTGCTCTGGAGGCCGGCGCGACCGGGTACATCCGCAAGACCGCGCCGGGGCGGGAGCTCGTCGACGCCATCCGTGCCGTCGCCGACGGTGCGACCGTTCTTCAGGCGGGCCTGGCCGCGCGGGTGCTCAGTGGCCGCCGGGTCGACACCCGATCCGAGCTCACCGATCGGGAGCTGGAGGTCCTCTCGCTACTCGTGTCGGGTCTGCACAACAAGGAGGTCGCCACGCGGCTGTTCATCAGCCCTCGGACCGTTGAACGCCACTGCAACAACCTCTACGCCAAGCTGGGCGTGGGCTCACGATCTGAGGCGATCGTTCGCGCGCTGACGCTGAAGCTGGTGACGGTGGGCGATGTCCGCGGCTGA